The genomic DNA ATAGATGGTGGCTGGTATCATGTCTGCTGTGTCTATGTCGTCGCCGAACGCGAAGTAAACTGCTCCGTCGGGTTCTATGACAATGCCGCGCCCCGGCTGTTCTCGGCCAACTACTACGCGGTGGCTAGCAGAGCTAATAGTGCGATCGTGGGTATCACGCATGTGATATGCAATGCCGCCCTCACCAGCCGTTGAGCAGGCATGCAGAATAATGCGATAAGAGTTCCCCAAATGTTTGGTGAAGGTGTTAGGTCGGGCGCCCACCTGTCCACGGCTATTGATCTGGTGTATATACTGAAATATTGATAGTGCTTCGCCACGAGGCCCAAGGATGAGGCCACGGTATTCGCCATGAGCTGCAATGATTACATTTTGCAAGTCTGGTTCTCTGTTAGCATTACGCTCTCGCTGGCCTACGGCGACGGCTATTTTGGCAAGCTCTGTGGCGCTGCCGGCTTCAAAGAAGAAGAGCCCTTCTTGTTTGAGTTGTGATGTGTACTCACTGCCAATGTTGCTCATAAAACTGTTATGATCACCCTGTGCACTTATGACCAAATTCCGAGGAGCTACCCTGCCGGATGTCCAATCGACAAATTGTTTATGAAGTTGCTCTGGCTTATAGCGATTAAAGTTCTGGATACCAAAGGTCTCCACCATGTAGGTGGCTTCCTGAAGACTGTAGGCTTCGATAAGCTTAGAAAGAGCTCGAACCTGACTCTGCATCATCTCTTTCTGGAGTGCAAATTCTGTGTCAAAGGCCTCTTGTTTGGCCTTATCGTCTTTGTCTTTATCTTCCAGAATGCTCTTCGGAAATCTATCAAGCGCTCGCCATGTTTCGAAAAGTCTAGAGGCTAGTTGCTCGTCCAGGCCGAGGCTAGTGAGATGCTCTTGTATGCCGGGCAAGTCCGCTAGCTGTGGCGCTAGTAATTCTTGGCCTCTTTTTACCTCTGGGTCGCGTCGTGCTTGCCAGTATGTCTCATAAGCTGCGCCAATCTCTTGGTCGAAGCGCGCATGCTGCGCCCAGTCTACGTATCTTTCGATTACTACATCATTTACCGTGATCTCAGGTCCGTTTTCGCCATAATCGGTTCGATGCGATTTTGCGAGTTGTTGGAGTGCTGATATGCCTAAGGCGTCTAGACTTTCACCGCGCTCTTTTAGTTTGTTTGCTATATAAGTATAGGCTGCCGCAGAGGCCTCGGGCTGTTCACTGGTAATAATTTGCTTGAATACTTGCTGATTAGCAGTGAGCTGACTCATGACATTGACGACATCCACGGCGGCCTGGGGGTTTGATTTCTGAACGACTTGCTGAGCGAGCTCTACAAACTGGTCTGCATTAACACATTGCTTGAGGTCTCGTAACGCCGGGCCAACGTCTTCTGTTACGTATATCAGGGGCCAACGTTCTTCCTCGAATATTTTTGTTAAGGTACTAAGCTCGCTTAGATACGCATCCTCCCCAAAGATTTCTTTGGCGGTTTGTAGCGCAGCTGCTGGTTGCTCGAAGGTGGTAAGGGCTAACTGTCTAGCCTCCGCGACACTGGCGGCATTGTCAGGGGTCTCTATGGCTGCGAGCTCCTGAAGGGCTATAGCGGCAGACCGTATGAAGACAAGCTGTTCGTCAGGAGAGTGCAGAGATTCTGCCGCATAGAGCGTGCCCAGTGCAACGCGTGGTGCCGGAGGCATTTTGGCGTATTCATCCCAAAATTCTGGAGTGAGGCTGACCATACCGTCCGGATTGTAGCTGTCTAGAAGCTCGGACACTGTGGCCTTCGGCGCTCCATGGGCATCCAGGGCAACAACGAGGGCTTGGCGCTTGCGTTCATGCATGTCGGCAATGGCGGCTAACACATGATTTGCCTTGGTGCTATCGCCTAAAGTCTCATGGACTGCTTTTTGGCTATAACTCATCTCGCGCGGGCTGGATGATATAAGCCCCTCGGCCAGCTCCTCGTGGCCCGCCTGGATAAGGCGAGGGATAGCGCCATTAACTGCAGTGGCTGACCTGGTCGGCTCGTCATCGAGCATGCCGTCCAGGCGGGTATTGCGTAGGTCGGCTATTTTATCTTCAAGGTCAGGTAACTCAAGCTCCTGGGCTTTTATGAGTAATGCTGCAGCAGTATCTGGGTTTTTGGGCTGTCTTACCTGGCTCGCAAAGGCGCTGTTTATATACCTCTTGGCCTGTGACGGGTCGTCTTTTTGTTCTGCTACTTCCGCAAGCGTAAGAAAGTCTTGCGAGGACAAAGGTTCTTTTTGAGATTTAAAGAGCCCAGGGTTAATCTGTTTGATCTCGGAAAAGTTATCGTTGAAATCGAGATCAGGGCTTGATGCAGTACCTAGTAAGCCTTCATGGCGTTGGCTGTTGTGAGTGGCCGGTACAATTTTGAGCGAACCGGGTTCTATCTCGGTAACGCTGACAAGGCCAAAAGTGTTGTTTGTGGCTTGAATAAGTTCGTCTGCCATGCCCTTGACTACGGCTTGGTGTACAACTGTTTCGCGGTCATCATCGATGTCATCTGTATACATGAGGCTATCAATGATCAGGGCGGTCTCCAGGGTGCTGATTGCAGCTTCACGATTGCCGGCGTCTTTTTCTTTGGCTGCCGCGCCTAAGAGGCGATCGTAAGTGGCAGCTACGAGCTTATCGGGAGATAGGGTTTCTTTCTGGGCTCCTTGTTCTAGCAAGGCATCGTGGGTAGCGTGTAGCGCATCAGAAGCTGTTTCTATGTAATTACTGACTCGATCAACCTGAGGCTGGTGTTGCTCGCCTAGCTCGATGCGGGTGGGATTGTAGTGCTCGTTCGGATCCGGATAATGGTTGCCGGGCTTCTCTAGATCATAAAATTCAAGATGACTCAGCTGCATGAGGCGATTGCCGAGTGCCTGCTGAAGATCTGGATGCAGTTGGTCTACGTGCTCTTGGGCACCGCTTGGAAGCTCGGCAAAATGTCCGCGGTGCGTCGGTGTGCCATCCATAAGAATCCTTTCGGTAGAAATAAAACGGCTTCTGCTTGTTCAATTTTACAGAACTGACTATGCAAGTGCCAGGGTTTTAGAAGTTGGGGCAGGGAGGCTCGGGTATGGTAGTGGTCAGCACACGGATGCAAACGGTACCAAGCCCTCGCCCCCTGCGAGTGCTGCCTTTTAGACGGCTGTCGTTCGCTATCGGCCTACGGCCAGATCTGGCCCTCGTGGAAGTGGGCGCTCGCGAGCTTGCCGTTCTCGATCTTCAGGTACACACTGCCGAGCGACCCTCCCAGCGTGTGGTCCACAAGCTCTTCGATCTGGGGGCTAAACTTGCCACCAGACAGCTCCGATTCGATGATGTCGCGGACATCCCAGGCGCTGCTCACCAAGCGTGGCTTGCCGAACATGAGGGCGACACGGACTTTGGGGTCGGATCCACCGTTATGGAAGACGGCGTTGTAGTTCTGGCCGTTCTCCTTGACTAGTGTGATCTGGAAGGTGCCTTCATTCTCGGACGAGAACTTCCGGATGAAAGCCCGCAACTGCGGCCCATTGAAATGGCGGTTAGCTCGCTGTCGCCGAAGTCTGCGCTGAGCTCGCGGTCGGTTTGCCCACCTAGTGAGCTTGGGGCTAAAAGTCATGAGTTGCCATAGCCTTTCTTTGCCGCCGATCGACATGCCCGCACGGGGTGTACGAACAGGAATAATAAAACACCCGCACGGCACAGGTGTCAATCAGCTGTGCAGGGGCGAGCACATGCTTTACAACACAAAAACCTCGGCGGTTTGTAGTTTTTCAGCAGCGACCTAGAAGGCCCCGGTTAGGCCGGGGCTTTTTGCATTTTGCGTACAAAGCGGTGCATATGGGGATCAAGCTTGGCCTGATCCATGGCCATGATTTCTGCCAGCGAAAACCATTCATACCCACTCATTTCTCGGGCTTCGTAGATGTAGGTTTGTGTAGTGTCGCCTTGCACTAAATACCACAAACTGACGTCTGTATGTTGACCTTGGCCTAGGGTAGTGGTGGCCGTGATAAAGAGGGGGAGGTTGCCATAGGGTTCTTGAAAAACTGCTGCTAGACCCAGCTCTTCTTCTGCCTCTCTTATAACCGTTGTGGCGGGATCCTCGTCTAGGTCAACATGCCCACCAGCCGGCAGTAGTAGTCCAGATTTTAGGTGATTAATAAGTAACAGTTTGTCGGTTGCAATGTCATGCACAATAAAATAAGAAACCAAGTGTTTCGGGGGATTATCAGGCTTGCTAATGCGAAACAGCGGATCACCGGACGCTATCCAGGCTAGTACGTCGGCTTGGTGGTCTGCCTCTAGCTGATCAAACGGATCTATGTCCGAGACTAGCTGCTGAATGTGTGTCACCATGTGGCTCATATCCATAAAGTATACCAACCACTGATCTATTTTACTCAGTTGCACGCCGTGGGAGCGTATAATAACTACAGTAAGTTATATGGGGGCGAGCATGAACGAGTGCGAGTCGGATGCGAGCATGGATATACGAGCGACTCTTCGCTCGGTGGTAGAAAAGGGTGTCAGAGTAGCTGCTGCTGTTGGGCTGGTTGCGGCTGTTGCCTGTAGCGGGGATAGCGACGCCGACCCTACGGCAGTGGCGCCCGATGATCGTTGTGACCTGGTTTTCAATACAGACACTTTCAACCAGGCGAATGCGCAAGCTGGTCACCACGCTCACGATATGACTGCCCCTGTAGACTTTACGGTGCAGGAATGGGCAGAGGTCTTTGCCGGGGACGAAATGGAGCCGAGCGAGGTGGTTGATGAAATCGCCACAGTGCCTTATGACATTTATCGTCGACACATACTGGCTGGTGTGCTCACACACCAGCTGGGTCCTGACCACTGGATGCCCATGACCATCCAAGAACAGTGCACCACCCTGGAGGGCGAGCTGGATATGGCTCGGCGCGCAGCAGCTCAGTATCCCACGGTGGCCAATGCGCTGGCTGGCGGTTATACCCAGGGCGATTCGTACTACGCTGGCCTGGGTGCTCATTATCAAAATTTTGACGGCACCATTGCAGAATTTGATCCGGCCAAGCCGGCTCAGTTGTTGTATGACGGC from Verrucomicrobiia bacterium includes the following:
- a CDS encoding NUDIX hydrolase; amino-acid sequence: MQLSKIDQWLVYFMDMSHMVTHIQQLVSDIDPFDQLEADHQADVLAWIASGDPLFRISKPDNPPKHLVSYFIVHDIATDKLLLINHLKSGLLLPAGGHVDLDEDPATTVIREAEEELGLAAVFQEPYGNLPLFITATTTLGQGQHTDVSLWYLVQGDTTQTYIYEAREMSGYEWFSLAEIMAMDQAKLDPHMHRFVRKMQKAPA